The Phaeobacter gallaeciensis DSM 26640 genomic sequence CTGATCACCCAGATGTTTCCGCTGTTGATGATCATTGCACCGATCTACAAAATCGTGGCCGACCTCGGACTGCTGAACTCGCTCACCTCGCTGATCGTGGTCTACACCGCCTTCAACATCCCTTTCGCCACCTTCCTTATGCAATCCTTCTTTGACGGGATCCCGAAGGATCTGGAAGAAGCTGCGATGATGGATGGGTGCTCGCGGTTTCAGGCGTTGCGCACGGTTGTGTTCCCGCTGACCCTGCCGGGGTTGGGAGCGACACTTGGATTTGTCTTCACCGCCGCGTGGTCTGAGCTGCTGTTCGCGCTGATGCTGATCTCGAAGAATGACGCGATGACCTTCCCGGTTGGGCTGTTGACTTTCGTGTCGAAATTCTCGGTCGACTGGGGGCAGATGATGGCGGCTGGGGTTCTGGCGCTGGTGCCGAGCTGTCTGTTTTTCATTTTCATACAACGCTACCTCGTGCAGGGCCTCACGTCCGGCGCGGTCAAGGGATAGGGGGCCGGATCATGGCACGGATCGAACTCAGAGATGTGGCGAAACGCTATGGCGCCGTGGAGGTGCTGCGCGATATCAATCTTGATATTCAGGACGGTGAATTCATCGTTCTTGTGGGGCCATCGGGCTGCGGAAAATCTACGCTGCTGCGCATGATTGCCGGGCTTGAGCCGATCACATCGGGTGATTTTGAGATCGATGGTGAGCGGATGAATGATGTCCGTCCGCGCGACCGCGATATTGCGATGGTGTTTCAATCTTATGCGCTCTACCCGCATATGGATGTGGCGCGAAACATGGGGTTCTCAATGGAGATCCGCAAAGATCCCGCGGAGACGCGTCGCTCCCGTGTTGCCAGGGCGGCGGAGACTCTGGGGCTTTCGTCCTTGGTTGACCGCCTGCCAAAGGCGCTATCGGGCGGCCAGCGTCAGCGCGTCGCCATGGGCCGTGCCATTATCCGGGATCCCCGCGCGTTTCTGTTTGATGAGCCGCTGTCCAATCTGGACGCTGCACTGCGTGTTGAGATGCGGCTAGAGATTGCCCGGCTACACAAGCAACTGGGCGCCACCATGATCTATGTGACCCACGATCAGGTGGAGGCGCTGACGCTCGCCGATCGCATCGTAGTGTTGAACGGCGGCGATATTCAGCAGGTCGGCTCGCCACTTGAGCTCTATGAACGCCCTGCCAACAAATTTGTCGCGCAGTTCATCGGCTCCCCCACAATGAACATTCTGCCGGTGTCCGGTGCTGCCTCTGGCGTGATGGCGGCAAACGGAATGATGCTGACGCTGGATCATATGCACGACACGGCTGCGGCGGTTGAGTTGGGCATCCGGCCAGAACATCTGGATGTGGTGGAGCCGGGTGAGGGGCATCTGACCGCTGTTGCTGATGTGGTGGAGCGGTTGGGCTCTGACACCAATATCTATGCCAAAGTTGACGGGGTAGGACCGCTTATGGTCCGTAAGCACGGCAATGTGCCGGTGCGAAGCGGAGAGCGGCTGGGCTTGCGCGTGCAGCCCCAAAATGCGCATATCTTTGATGCGCGCGGCGTGGCCTTGAGCCCTGTAGCCTAATTCAGCATCGCGCCTCGGATACGAAAAGGAGACCGGCTGATGAACACCCATTCTGCAGTTGGAGATATGTCTGTGCCCGGTGTTTGGTTGGAGGATGCGAGCCATCGGGCCTATCTGATTGCAGATGCCAGGCGGCAGCTGGATTTCTTCGCAGGTAGTCTACGGGCGGGGCCGGGGTTTCACACTCTGGATGCTTTAGGGAGGCCCTTGCCGGATGACACGCAGGAGCTGCACACCACAACACGGTTGGTCCATTCTTACGCACTGGCGCATATCTGCGGCTATGCAGGTGCCGACCGGATGATTGATCACGGCATCGCCTATCTTAACAGTCACCACCGCGATCAGACCCACGGTGGATACCTTTGGGCGCTGTCCGGAGATGATATCGCGGATGATCGCAAGCTGGCCTATGGCCATGTCTTTGTCCTGCTGGCTGCGGCGTCGGCGAAACTGGCCGGGCACCCCGCTGCGGATGCCTTGCTGAGCGATGTGGCGGAGGTTTTGGACCAGCGGTTCTGGGAGACAGAGCCAAAACGGTTTACCGACGAATGGAACCGGGATTGGGCACCGTTTTCGACCTATCGGGGAATGAACGCCAATATGCACGGGGTGGAAGCGCTGTTGACGGCGTATGAGGCCAACGGTGAGACGGTATTTCTGGACCGTGCAGGCCATATCCTCGATTTTTTCGTGGGCGAAGTTGCGCCAGCAGAAGGCTGGCGCCTGCCTGAACATTATACTGAGACGTGGCAAATCGACCGTAGCTATGCCGGGGATCCGATGTTCCGACCCGCAGGGACAACACCTGGCCACTCCTTTGAGCTGGGGCGGTTGATGTTGCAGCACTGGGATCTGTCAGGGCGGCGGGACAGGGACGCCCCGACACGCGCGCGAAGCCTGATTGAACGCGCGCTAGCCGACGCCTGGTTACCGGATGGTGGCTTCGCCTATACGCTTGATTTTGACGGCAAGGTCGCGATGGGCAATCGGTTCTGGTGGCCGGTGACGGAGGCCATCGGTGCCGTTGCCACGCTAGTGAAACTGGAGGCCAGAGACGAGGACGAGCGTTGGTATCGCCGCCTTTGGGAATTTGCGCAAACGCATTTCATCGATGAAGAGCGCGGCGGCTGGTATCCCGAAATTGATGGGAACGGGCAGGTGACAGGGTCGATCTTCACTGGAAAGCCGGACATCTACCATGCGTTACAGGCCTGCCTGCTGCCACTGGGGGCGCTGTCGTTGGGCCATGTGGCGGGGCTAAAGAAATCGCCCGCTCCGCTCTTGTCGTGAGCGGGCGGCAGACGCAAAGATAACACAAATGCAGAAACCAAAAGGGCCTAGCGTATATACGCTAAGCCCTTGGAAACTTTGGCTCCGGCGGTAGGGATCGAACCTACGACCAATTGATTAACAGTCAACTGCTCTACCGCTGAGCTACGCCGGAATGTGGAGCTGATATATGGTTTCCGTTCTGGCGCGTCCAGAGAAAAAATGCGCCGGTTTCAAATTTTTTGCCATCAAAGGGCGGATCATTTCTCGAACGGTCGGAGATCCAAAGTTGCCAGCATGTCGCCGGGCCATCCGTGATGGTTTGACAGCTTTCGCCGATCACTGGCGGAGTGTGCTGTCAGCCTACTGTTGGCGCTGAAACTATGGTAGGCTCATCCTGAGGTGGGGTTTGCGTTTGCAGCGCATCAGATGCTCGACGTGGCCGACGCCGTAACTCCAGCAGCGCACCTCCAATGAAAGGGCGGGATTGAAAAACCGCGTCACCCTTTGCTGAACGGCGGCATATTATGTCGTTGTGTTTCTGCGGAGGGCCGTTCCTGAGGATGTCGGGTGAATATTATGGCACAGACATAGCATGCCCTTCGGCGCATGCACGAAGGGGGATGATATGGCGAAACTGACACATCCTGGCAAATGGCCTCCCACTGACGTTGCTGAAGGCACAACACCGCGGGCCTGGTTGCGATATGAGTGGCAATATCCGGGGTCACGCCGCCCGTCGCGCCTGATCTCGCATCCGACGGTGCCTTATGTGACGGCTGCGCGTGTGGGTGGTGCCGATGGTGAGATTGATCTGGCAGCGTTAAGTACAGCGGCAGAACATTACCTCAAACAGCTGAAGCAATATGTTAACGCGACGCCGCCGCCGCTGGGTCAGGCGGATCCGATGCTGGATCTGTTGGCGGATGTTGCCGCAAGCGGCAGCCTGCTGCATTGGTGCGATATCTGGCCCAAAATCAACGCCGAGCCGAGCCGTCTTGATGGCCAGATCGCCAGCTGGAACATGTCGCGCCATCCAAAGAGTGCGATGCCGGGCACCGTTATCCTCGTGGCGACAGAAGGTATTCCTGACCCGATGCACGGGTCTTTTCTGATGCGGTTCCCGTCCGCCGGATTTCGGGTTCCGATTGAGGTGCGCGCCACTGATGATGGCTTTGATCTGATTATCCGTGGCTTGACGGCAGAGTTTCCCGGCGGATCCCACCAAGCGCTATCATCGCTGTTGGCTGGGCGCAGTGATGCCGAGAAACGCATGGTTCTGGGCGGCTTGTCGCGCAGCCTCTCCGGTGTTCCCTTGGGGTTCCAGGCCGGTATGGCACCGGCAACACTGGTTCCATCCTCTGAGACGGACACGGGCGATGCGCCGGTTGAGGCAGCCGTCTCAGATGACGCAAGCAGCGCGACATCGCCGCCGCCCTTTGATACGTCCTCTGTCCCGCCGACCCCACAAACGGGTGCGCCGCCTGCTGCGCGGTCCTCGGTCTACCGAATGATCACGATGCTGGAGGATGATATTGCCAAACAGGCCGGAGTGGTGCCGAAGTCCCTGCTGTTGCAGGATATCCGGTTTTCGGCGCAGCCTGAGAACGTCACCGACGGGGCCTGGGATATCACCCTGACCTTTCTGGCGCGCGGGCAGGATACGCCGCGCGGCGAACCGGTGAGCTATCGTTTGACCGTTCGGGTGCGTCTGGCGGAGCTGGGCGCAAATGAGGTTGAGTTGCTCTCGGTGACGCGGGTGCCACTGGTCAGTCACGCGGTGGCGGGAATCGGGGTTCCGCTACCGCCACCGCTGCCTTTTGTGCGGGTATTTCCGGTGCCGCCGCCCGATTGGCGCGCCCCCACGGGGCAGATTCCGCCGCACCCCGCACCACCGCTTGCATGGCGCCGACCAACGCGGTCGGACAAGATTTTGGATTTGTTCCGGGAAAGCCGGGCGATTGGGTTGGGTAGTGGCCTGAAGATGCAGCAGTCGGCCTATGAGGTGCGCAACTGTCCGCGATTTGTGCCGGGCGACGGGGTTGGAAACCTGCCGAAGACCCTGCCGGGAACAGGGCTGTCTGATCTGCCGCCGCGACGCAATATATCCAGCGCGATCAGCGCTTATTGGCACAGCAAAACCTTCTTTGACACGATGCGCGGGCTGGGTCTTGCGCCGGAGAGCTACATGGCCACGGCGGAGGGACCGCTGGCCGTGCACTACCGGTCGGGCATCGTACCGGGGCCGGGCCGGGATGGGCGGACGATCAATGCACAGGTGCGCTATGAGGTGGCACCAGATGCCACCCTTCAGAGCAAACCCAGCATCGATATGCATCTGGCGCTCGCCAATCTCAACCGTTGGGCGCGAGTGAAGGCTGGGACGCCAGACAGTCAACTGGAGCCTTTGGGTATTGCCAGCTGCGGGCGCTGGATGATGCATGAATTCGGGCATTACCTTTTGGCGGCCCGGATTGGGCAGCTTGAGTTCGATTTCGCCCATAGTGCTGGGGACTCGCTGGCGGCGGTGTTCTTTGATCCGCTGTCCGATCTGTCCAGCCCGACCTATCCCGGCGATCCGAAGATGCGAGGGTGGACATTTCCCTTTATCTTTGCACCACGGCGGCATGACCGCACACCTGCAATGGGCTGGGGGTGGTATGGGTTGCTGAATCGCTCGGTGATTGAGGATCCGCCGGATTCCGGGACCGAGCATAAGGCCTATCTGACCGAGCAGATCCTATCGTCCACCTGCTTCCTACTGTATCGATCCTTGGGCGGAGATACGCTTGCGGGTACGGAAGCTGACTGGGCACAGCGCACCCGGGCCTCTGATATGACGCTATATCTGCTGATGCAGGGAATGGCCGGACTGGCACAATCGCCGTCGCGGGCTGAAATGCTGGAGGTTGGCATGGAGGAGGCCGGTTGGAGCGCCTCGGCTTCCGTATCCTTGCCAAGAGGCGGAGCAGACTGGCAGCCCGCCACCTCTCACAAGGTAACGCGGTGGGCCTATGAAACCATGGGGATGTTTCCCTCCGAACCGAGTAAGATTGTCAGCAAGGCGGGGGCGCCACCGCTCGTAGATATCTATATTCGCGACCGCCGTCCCGATGTGTTCCCGACCGGGGATGGGCCGGTGAAAGTCGGACCGGGCAGCTATGTGCCGGTCTCGCTTCATTGGGCTGCAGACGCGGATTGGGTGATGCCCGGCTGGCTGCCGAGCTTTGGTAACAGAGGGGCGGTGGCCGCCAATGGCGCGCGGCTGCGGGCCTGGGCTGGTTGGGTGCTCAATGACAAACCGCTGGCTCAAATTATGGAGCGCAGTGTTGTCTGGAACAGCCATGTTGATATCGGACCATTCGATATTGCTCCGGACGTGGTCGGCATGGCGCTCGCACAGACTGATCAGCAACAGATCACGCAGCTGACCACGACTGCACGCACGGCCGCCCCTGCGGGCACCCAGCTGGTGGTCTTCTATGAACTGAGCCAGATCAATGACCGCGCCAACACCGACCCCGCCGCCGACTTCACAGTCAAGATTGGCGCAGCCGCGTCACCGCCCGATAAGGTTCAGGCCCTTGTTGATCTGGTTGCGGGTGACAACAATCTGGGCCTGCATATGGCGCCTTAGGAGGTTTCTGCGATCCTCATGTGATGTCAGCGGAGACCCAGGGTGTCGGCCATTCGGTCTTCGCCTTCTCCAGGATACGGTGCAGTGTGGGGACCGAGATATGCGCCCATGGGGTGCCGCCTGGCTTTGGGTCCACGGGGGCGCTGTCCATCAGGCAATACCAGATCCCCGCCGCGATGTGCCGTCCCGCGGTCGAGTCGGAGGGGTAGTGCACCCCGATCCGTTCACGGTTCACCGCAATCCGGTTCGCCATGGTCAGCAACGGCGAGGCGATCACATCACTGCCAAGCAGATCATTGTAGGTTGGCTTGCGCAGCAAGGTGCCCGCCGGGACTTGCACATCCGTGCCTGAGCCATCAGATTTATACCCTTTCACCACCCCAAATCGCTGTGCCACGCCGGGAATTTCCAGCAAGAGCAGGGACAGGAAATGCGCCAGAAACGCATGACCACTGGGAAAGGCTGGATGGGCGGGTGGCCCAAAGGGCACCGTCAGGCCGGGCCGCAGTATCGATGGGCGCACCCTTTTGAAATGGGCTTTATAGCTCATATAGGCGACATTGCCGACCGCCAGTCCGAGGTCAATCAACTTGAGTGTGAACGGATGGTCAAAGCTGTTGGCGCCCAGGAAATGGATCAGATAGGCCGGCAGGCCATCGGCCTGGACGTCGCATTCAACCATATACTGTTGACGATCATCCTCCATATACATTTTGAGCACTTCCAGCTCAGCGACGATGATATCAAAGGCAGACTCCGCCGCAGTGCGCGATTGCGCAGCGGTACCGGTTCTGACGTAGTGCCAAAACAGATCGTTTTCTTCCAGCCAGCGATTGCCGACATGAGCCGGATGCCAATTGGTGAATTGTGACGCAAATTCCAGCGCCGCCATGGTGCCGGGTTCCGATCTGTCCGCAGCGCGCAGCCATTCCCCAAGATTGGGATCAAATGGAAGCGCCCAGAACCGCAGAGCGGGATCCCAGTCTTCGGTGATCCATTCCAGCGCCACGGGATAGGCGGCGGTGTCTGTCGGCAGCTGATAGGGGCTGATGATCATCGACAGCGGGAACGGGTCGCCGCCATTGTTGTCGGGACTGAAATCCAGCGTCCAGGGCAGCAGCCCCAGCTCCTTTGGCGTTGCGTAGTAACTGCGCAATGTGCCGATACCTGCATCAGCGCCATTGCCGAGAAGATAGCCGTTGTCCTCCAGCCCGAGCCCCAGCCCTGAGCCGAGCCCCAGACCATTCCCAAGTCCAAGACCGGATCCTAGCCCGAGACCAAGGCCGGACCCCAACCCGAGGCCCAGCCCCAGGCCTTGACCCGTGCCCAGCCCGTTGCCATGACCGAGGCCATTGCCCAATCCCAGACCATTTCCAAGACCCAGACCATTGCCAAGTCCCAGCCCCAACCCGAGGCCGAGACCGTTCGACGCGCCTTGTGAACTACCATGTTCCGCCATCATAAATCCCCCTTAAATCGTTGAATACGAGTTAAAAAACGTCCTACGTGGCTGCTGATATCTGGCCTTTGCCGATCTGCCTCTCGGTTTATTTTGTTCTTGTCGGGTATCCCCATTATGCGCTGTGGCTGCCGTCTATTCCGGCAGTCCTGCGCGTATCAATCCGTCGATCAGACGATCCAGGGCCTCCTTTGATTTCAGCGGGTACCAGGTCGCAAATTTCGAAACCGAGAAGCCGGGATCCAGATCCAGAATTTCCTGCGCAACCTTGCGCGCGTTCTCCGTCTGGTCACTGAGGGCAAAAGACGCCGCGAGCAGACGCAGACTGGCCATGAAACGGGGCTTGTTGCGGCGGGCGTTCTTCAGAAAACGGATCGCTTCCGGCATGTTTCCGTCAACAAACTCGGCAAGGCCGGCCGCAGTCAGGAAAAAGAAGCTCAGTGGATCGTAGGGCGCCAGCCGCCAGACATTGAGAAGCCTGTCGCGGGCCTCTGCGCCATCGCCGAGATAGGCATATGTCGTCGCACTCAGCCCCCAGGCCAGCGGCAGGTTCATATTGTGCGCCAGTGCATCCTCAAAGAGCTCCAGCGCGTCTTCCGGGCTGTTTTCATGCAGGCTCAGCACATGGGCGCGCACTGACAAGGTCAGCGCGTCATCCGGGTCCAGTTCCACCGCGCGCCGGGAATGGTTGATCATGGTCAGTATATCGTCACGCGGGTTGTGAGAATGCCCCTCCGCCAAGAAGAAGTTCATACACCAGGCAAGATAAGCATGCGCCTGTGGATATTTCGGATCAAGTGACACCGCCCGTTGCAGCAGGGCAATCGCCTCTTCATAGCTGTAGTCGTCCAGCTGATAGAGCCGGGCGAGGGCGCGCAGCACGCATTTATAGGCATCCAGACTATCCGTGCTGCGAGCGCTGATATGCTCAGCCTCCGTTGACAGCACCTTTGGTTCCAGCATCGCCAGCACACCGGAAGCGATCTCATCCTGAAAGGCAAACAGCTCCTGTAGATCTCCGCGGTAGGTCTGGGCCCAGATGGCACGGTTGCGCAGCACATCCATCAACTCGACAAAAATGCGCAGTTGATCCCCGTGCCGGTCGACCGAACCGGTCAAGAGATAGGAGACCCCAAGGCCGCGACCTATCTCGGCCGGGTTTTCATTGCTGCCCCGAAATTTAAGCGTCGAAGTGCGCGCCATGACAAACATTGTGCGGCTTCGGGACACGCCTGAGATGATCTCCTCGGTGATGCCGTCGCCAAAGTACTGCTCCTCTGCCTGCGCGCCCCGATCCTGAAAGGGCAGCACCGCCAGTGTCGGTCGGTTCTTCCAATCGGCATGAGGGTGCAGGGGGACGGTGTCACCGCTGCCGTCGCAGACCTGATAGACCTGGACCGGGCGATCAATGTTCTTCAGCAGCGGCGATCCAAGGTCATGAAACCGCAGCGACAGTTTTCCACGGACGATATCGCGGACCATCTTGGTCACCACCACGGTGCCGGGATCAGCCAGTTGATGAATGCGTGAGGCGATGACAACGCCATCAGATTGTACAGTGCCCTGGTCGTCGATCACGTCGTCGATATTCACGCCGATGCGGATCTTCATCGGGTTGGCATCGTTATCCTGCTGGCCCAGCCGGTTTTGAACCGCCATCGCCCACTGCACTGCATCTGTGGCGCTGGAGAATTCCACCAGCAGCGCATCTCCGGCATCAGACCGCCGCACACCATCGTAACGTTCCAGCTCATCCAGCAGCACGGTATCGCGCAGGTGACACCATCGGCGCACCGTCTCCGTTGTGCTGATTTCGATATGCCGCGTGTAGTCTGCCACATCGGCAAAGGCAAACGCCGTGAGCCGCGTCGAGATCTTGGGTAGAATTGTCGGGATGGGCCCCTGCATGGATGATGTCCTGCCGCCAATAGGGGGGCAGTATATCGAATAGTATAGAATTATAAAGAATGTAGCGCCGGGGAGGCTGTATCTTTGCCGGCCATCCCCAAATCAGCGAACCTGATGGATGATCAGCCTCCGCTGCCCTCAACCTCAGGGTAGACTGCGGTCTTTTTCACGACGCCGTAGACAAAGCTGGTGTCGATAGAGCTGATGCCCCCGATGGGATGCAGCCGGGCGCGCACGAAGCGCTCGTAATCTTCCAGATCCGCCACCACCACCCGCAGCAGATAGTCGGCCAGGCCGGTCATGACAAAACACTCCAGCACCTCGGGTGTGTCGCGGATCTGGCGTTCGAAATTGGCCACCACGCTTTCCGTATGGTTCTCAAGGCTTACCCGGACAAAGACCGTGACCGGCAGCCCGTAGACCTTGGCATCGACATCGATGCTGTAGCCCTGAATGACATTGGTGTTTTCCAAAATACGCAATCGTCGCAGGCAGGGAGAGGGGGAGAGATTGACCTCAGCCGCAAGGTCGAGATTCGTCATCCGTCCATTGCGCTGCAGCGCCCGTATAATTCGCCGGTCAGTGACGTCTAGCTTGGCTACTTCTGGCATAATATGCCAATCCTTATGTTGTTTGAGGGTAAATTAGCAACTAATCGCCCGCGAGACCATCCTAAGATGCTGGAAACGCAATAGGGTGATTTCCATGACAAAAACCGGCTCCAGCTTTTCCACACGCGCCATTCACCATGGCTATGACACGCAGTCGCAGCAGGGATCGCTGAACCCGCCGCTCTATCTGACGTCGACGTTTACCTTCGACTCCGCCGAGGCCGGTGGTGAAATGTTCACCGGCGAACGCGAAGGGCATTTCTACAGCCGGATTTCCAACCCGACGCTGGACCATCTGGAGCAGCGGATTGCCAATCTTGAAGGGGGCGAAGCAGGGCTTGCTACAGCGTCCGGCATGGGTGCGATCACCTCGACTCTGTGGTCGTTCCTTGCTGCGGGCGACGAGATCATCCTCGACAAGACGCTTTATGGCTGCACTTTCTCTTTCATGACCCACGGTCTGCCGCGCTTTGGCGTGAAGGTGCGTCTTGTGGATATGACAGATCCGACCAATCTGGCAGAGGCGATCACCCCGAAGACCAAACTGGTCTATTTTGAGACGCCGGCGAATCCCAATAACCGTCTGATCGACATCGCTGCGATTTCCGAGATTGCGCATAAAGCTGGTGCCAAAGTGGTGGTCGACAACACCTTTGCCACGCCGGTCATCACGCGACCGATAGAACTGGGCGCAGATATCGTGGTGCATTCGGCGACCAAATTCATCAGCGGTCACGGCGATGTCATCGCCGGTCTTGTGGTGGGCTCCAAGGAGGATATCACCCAGATCCGTCTGGTCGGGCTGAAGGATATGACCGGTGCGGTGATGTCACCCTTCAGCGCCATGCTGCTGATGCGCGGCCTAAAGACGCTGGAACTGCGCATGGAGCGCCATTGCAAATCCGCATTGAAGGTCGCCGAGGCGCTGCAATCGCACCCTGCGGTGGAGCGGGTCTATTATCCGGGTCTTGATGATTTTGCCCAAGGTGATCTGGCGCGGCGGCAGATGTCGGGCTTTGGTGGCATGATCCCGTTTGAGGTGGTCGGCGGCAAGGCGGGCGGTATCGCCATGATGAACCGGCTTGAGATGGTCCAGCGCGCAGTCTCGCTAGGTGATGCCGAAACTCTGATCCAACACCCGGCCAGCATGACCCATTCGACCTATACCCCTGAGGAACGCGCCGAACATGGGATCGCCGAAGGTTTGGTGCGGATGTCAGTAGGGCTTGAAGGTGTCGATGATATCATCGACGATCTGATGCAGGCGCTGTCCTCGCACAATGCCTACGCCGCTGCCTGATTTCGGCTTTGCCCGGCGCGCCCCACTTGGCCGCCTGATGTAACCGCTGCGCCCTTCAGGTCGCCCCATGTAAAAGGCCCCCTCCGCACTCCGGCGGGAGGGGTAGCTTCGATTTATGCCAACGAGTTTGACCATGACCCCGACACCTGCCGCGCCGACATCCTCTCCTGAAATGCTCAAGACGATTGAGCA encodes the following:
- a CDS encoding carbohydrate ABC transporter permease gives rise to the protein MSSVVRSNSRHPALAFGKYAAIAFYLCFALFPLYWLMKIAITPDALIFSEGTRMLPSAVTFENFATVLFETEFLAYFWNSLTVSLGTAFFTTLIAAGAGYAFSRFVFAGKRIIIAVMLITQMFPLLMIIAPIYKIVADLGLLNSLTSLIVVYTAFNIPFATFLMQSFFDGIPKDLEEAAMMDGCSRFQALRTVVFPLTLPGLGATLGFVFTAAWSELLFALMLISKNDAMTFPVGLLTFVSKFSVDWGQMMAAGVLALVPSCLFFIFIQRYLVQGLTSGAVKG
- a CDS encoding ABC transporter ATP-binding protein, whose amino-acid sequence is MARIELRDVAKRYGAVEVLRDINLDIQDGEFIVLVGPSGCGKSTLLRMIAGLEPITSGDFEIDGERMNDVRPRDRDIAMVFQSYALYPHMDVARNMGFSMEIRKDPAETRRSRVARAAETLGLSSLVDRLPKALSGGQRQRVAMGRAIIRDPRAFLFDEPLSNLDAALRVEMRLEIARLHKQLGATMIYVTHDQVEALTLADRIVVLNGGDIQQVGSPLELYERPANKFVAQFIGSPTMNILPVSGAASGVMAANGMMLTLDHMHDTAAAVELGIRPEHLDVVEPGEGHLTAVADVVERLGSDTNIYAKVDGVGPLMVRKHGNVPVRSGERLGLRVQPQNAHIFDARGVALSPVA
- a CDS encoding AGE family epimerase/isomerase — its product is MNTHSAVGDMSVPGVWLEDASHRAYLIADARRQLDFFAGSLRAGPGFHTLDALGRPLPDDTQELHTTTRLVHSYALAHICGYAGADRMIDHGIAYLNSHHRDQTHGGYLWALSGDDIADDRKLAYGHVFVLLAAASAKLAGHPAADALLSDVAEVLDQRFWETEPKRFTDEWNRDWAPFSTYRGMNANMHGVEALLTAYEANGETVFLDRAGHILDFFVGEVAPAEGWRLPEHYTETWQIDRSYAGDPMFRPAGTTPGHSFELGRLMLQHWDLSGRRDRDAPTRARSLIERALADAWLPDGGFAYTLDFDGKVAMGNRFWWPVTEAIGAVATLVKLEARDEDERWYRRLWEFAQTHFIDEERGGWYPEIDGNGQVTGSIFTGKPDIYHALQACLLPLGALSLGHVAGLKKSPAPLLS
- a CDS encoding phosphatase PAP2 family protein, with the protein product MMAEHGSSQGASNGLGLGLGLGLGNGLGLGNGLGLGNGLGHGNGLGTGQGLGLGLGLGSGLGLGLGSGLGLGNGLGLGSGLGLGLEDNGYLLGNGADAGIGTLRSYYATPKELGLLPWTLDFSPDNNGGDPFPLSMIISPYQLPTDTAAYPVALEWITEDWDPALRFWALPFDPNLGEWLRAADRSEPGTMAALEFASQFTNWHPAHVGNRWLEENDLFWHYVRTGTAAQSRTAAESAFDIIVAELEVLKMYMEDDRQQYMVECDVQADGLPAYLIHFLGANSFDHPFTLKLIDLGLAVGNVAYMSYKAHFKRVRPSILRPGLTVPFGPPAHPAFPSGHAFLAHFLSLLLLEIPGVAQRFGVVKGYKSDGSGTDVQVPAGTLLRKPTYNDLLGSDVIASPLLTMANRIAVNRERIGVHYPSDSTAGRHIAAGIWYCLMDSAPVDPKPGGTPWAHISVPTLHRILEKAKTEWPTPWVSADIT
- a CDS encoding tetratricopeptide repeat protein, producing the protein MQGPIPTILPKISTRLTAFAFADVADYTRHIEISTTETVRRWCHLRDTVLLDELERYDGVRRSDAGDALLVEFSSATDAVQWAMAVQNRLGQQDNDANPMKIRIGVNIDDVIDDQGTVQSDGVVIASRIHQLADPGTVVVTKMVRDIVRGKLSLRFHDLGSPLLKNIDRPVQVYQVCDGSGDTVPLHPHADWKNRPTLAVLPFQDRGAQAEEQYFGDGITEEIISGVSRSRTMFVMARTSTLKFRGSNENPAEIGRGLGVSYLLTGSVDRHGDQLRIFVELMDVLRNRAIWAQTYRGDLQELFAFQDEIASGVLAMLEPKVLSTEAEHISARSTDSLDAYKCVLRALARLYQLDDYSYEEAIALLQRAVSLDPKYPQAHAYLAWCMNFFLAEGHSHNPRDDILTMINHSRRAVELDPDDALTLSVRAHVLSLHENSPEDALELFEDALAHNMNLPLAWGLSATTYAYLGDGAEARDRLLNVWRLAPYDPLSFFFLTAAGLAEFVDGNMPEAIRFLKNARRNKPRFMASLRLLAASFALSDQTENARKVAQEILDLDPGFSVSKFATWYPLKSKEALDRLIDGLIRAGLPE
- a CDS encoding Lrp/AsnC family transcriptional regulator, with amino-acid sequence MPEVAKLDVTDRRIIRALQRNGRMTNLDLAAEVNLSPSPCLRRLRILENTNVIQGYSIDVDAKVYGLPVTVFVRVSLENHTESVVANFERQIRDTPEVLECFVMTGLADYLLRVVVADLEDYERFVRARLHPIGGISSIDTSFVYGVVKKTAVYPEVEGSGG
- a CDS encoding methionine gamma-lyase; the protein is MTKTGSSFSTRAIHHGYDTQSQQGSLNPPLYLTSTFTFDSAEAGGEMFTGEREGHFYSRISNPTLDHLEQRIANLEGGEAGLATASGMGAITSTLWSFLAAGDEIILDKTLYGCTFSFMTHGLPRFGVKVRLVDMTDPTNLAEAITPKTKLVYFETPANPNNRLIDIAAISEIAHKAGAKVVVDNTFATPVITRPIELGADIVVHSATKFISGHGDVIAGLVVGSKEDITQIRLVGLKDMTGAVMSPFSAMLLMRGLKTLELRMERHCKSALKVAEALQSHPAVERVYYPGLDDFAQGDLARRQMSGFGGMIPFEVVGGKAGGIAMMNRLEMVQRAVSLGDAETLIQHPASMTHSTYTPEERAEHGIAEGLVRMSVGLEGVDDIIDDLMQALSSHNAYAAA